A single region of the Oenococcus kitaharae DSM 17330 genome encodes:
- a CDS encoding polyprenyl synthetase family protein, whose translation MATLFQGYHFASQDAKAVRDILAKQRFPIKPYQDKVENMLKQNGKMLRATLANLFGRYGLHLSNGLNRATLADVHQGAAAIEVLHLATLVHDDVVDDADQRRGLTTLQHFFGNKDTIYLGDQLFTKYFQLLIAVSPSNDFIRYHADMMEKILSGELIQDRMRFNHNIQLADYYQAIQGKTAALFSLSAVSGLWLGSGIQHLQDAKTTLQAAYQFGENLGMAFQMIDDLQDLDMTAKTGKPKFEDLKEGVYTLPIILALADADFQAILKNDHPGLNQVIGFFQSHSEYFQSSREICQHFLLEAQKNLDFFQPEDEIKELQKLIKQIQSQLDSAQI comes from the coding sequence ATGGCAACACTTTTTCAGGGATATCATTTTGCCAGCCAGGATGCAAAAGCAGTCAGAGATATATTGGCCAAACAGCGTTTTCCAATTAAGCCTTATCAGGATAAAGTCGAAAACATGCTCAAACAGAATGGCAAAATGCTGCGTGCCACACTTGCCAACCTTTTTGGACGCTATGGCCTGCACCTTTCAAACGGTCTTAATCGAGCCACTCTAGCAGATGTTCATCAAGGCGCAGCCGCCATCGAAGTCCTGCACCTAGCGACTTTAGTCCACGATGACGTGGTTGATGATGCTGATCAGCGTCGCGGATTAACGACCTTACAGCATTTTTTTGGCAATAAAGACACCATTTATCTTGGTGATCAGCTTTTTACAAAATATTTTCAGCTGTTGATTGCGGTTTCCCCGTCAAACGATTTTATCCGCTATCACGCAGATATGATGGAAAAAATTCTTTCCGGCGAATTGATTCAAGATCGTATGCGCTTCAATCACAATATCCAGTTAGCTGATTATTATCAAGCCATTCAAGGTAAAACAGCTGCCCTATTCAGTCTGTCGGCTGTATCGGGCCTCTGGCTAGGATCTGGTATTCAGCATTTGCAAGATGCCAAGACGACTTTGCAGGCGGCATATCAATTCGGCGAAAATCTCGGCATGGCTTTTCAGATGATCGATGATCTGCAGGATTTGGATATGACCGCAAAGACCGGCAAGCCCAAGTTCGAAGATCTCAAAGAGGGTGTCTACACACTCCCGATTATCTTAGCTTTAGCTGATGCTGATTTTCAGGCAATTTTAAAAAACGACCATCCCGGTCTTAATCAAGTGATCGGATTTTTCCAAAGCCATTCAGAATATTTTCAAAGCAGCCGGGAAATTTGCCAGCATTTCCTCTTAGAAGCTCAAAAAAATCTTGATTTCTTTCAGCCGGAAGATGAGATCAAAGAATTGCAAAAATTGATCAAACAAATCCAATCTCAGTTAGATTCTGCCCAAATCTAA
- a CDS encoding 1,4-dihydroxy-2-naphthoate polyprenyltransferase — MNLKVFLELVEIKAKTASIFPFLLGLLYSAYHFKQVNLISSLIFFIAMLLFNMAVDINDNYQDYKRAQRHHADEFRLKTNVIGVNHLSIKAVGRLMVSFVTISALLGIWLVSRSGWLLLILGIFCFAVGYLYAGGAKPLSALPLGEFFSGFTMGYMIFLITLYLNLAPQKSLSWLIVWQAFLPIGLLALAIAALLLANNICDQKEDLALNRRTIVYYLGKRRALILFNLLYLLGFVSLVCAVWLNLLPKMSLLTLLVIPIIWHNLKAFNAKQVKKETFILAVKNLLVLSLSCTVAVALGVLLHI, encoded by the coding sequence ATGAATTTGAAAGTTTTTTTGGAATTAGTTGAGATTAAAGCCAAGACGGCCAGCATTTTTCCTTTTTTGCTGGGCCTTTTGTACAGCGCTTATCATTTCAAGCAGGTCAATTTAATCAGCTCGCTGATATTTTTTATTGCCATGCTGCTGTTTAATATGGCAGTCGACATCAATGATAATTATCAGGATTATAAACGAGCGCAGCGTCATCATGCTGATGAGTTTCGTCTGAAAACCAATGTGATTGGTGTCAATCATTTGTCCATCAAAGCCGTTGGCAGATTAATGGTCAGTTTTGTCACGATAAGTGCTCTGCTGGGTATTTGGCTGGTCAGCAGGTCTGGCTGGCTGCTGTTGATTCTGGGGATTTTTTGTTTTGCCGTCGGCTATTTATATGCAGGAGGCGCCAAACCCTTGTCGGCATTGCCACTAGGCGAATTCTTTTCAGGATTTACAATGGGCTATATGATTTTTTTAATCACGCTTTATTTGAATTTGGCACCGCAAAAATCGCTAAGCTGGCTGATTGTGTGGCAGGCGTTTTTGCCGATTGGTTTGCTTGCTTTGGCGATTGCGGCATTGCTTCTGGCAAACAATATTTGTGATCAGAAAGAAGATTTGGCATTAAACCGCCGGACGATTGTCTATTATCTTGGCAAACGGCGAGCACTGATTCTCTTTAATCTTTTGTATTTACTGGGATTTGTTTCTCTTGTCTGCGCTGTTTGGCTGAATCTGCTGCCGAAAATGTCTTTGCTGACCCTGCTCGTGATACCGATTATTTGGCACAATCTCAAAGCTTTTAATGCAAAACAAGTCAAAAAGGAGACATTCATCCTAGCAGTGAAAAATCTCTTGGTTCTGTCCTTAAGCTGTACTGTTGCTGTCGCACTAGGCGTTTTGCTGCACATATAA
- a CDS encoding SPFH domain-containing protein: MAIFFKIVPQNNRGLVETLGKYRNSVEPGIHFYIPFFQGIKKVSLAMNPLKLPNYSVITKDNADVSASVTLNYHVTDAVKYEYENTDSVESMAQLVRGHLRDIIGRMDLNEALGATARINQELATAIGDLTNTYGINVDRINIDELTPSRAIQEAMDKQLTADRERVATIAQAEGEAKSIELTTKAKNDAIMATAKAEADATKSRADAEKYRIDTVQAGLREADDKYFQNQSINAFSDLAKSNSNTIVVSSDQVASLGQIPVVGKLLNSH; the protein is encoded by the coding sequence ATGGCAATATTTTTCAAGATCGTACCGCAGAACAATCGCGGTCTGGTGGAAACTTTGGGCAAATACCGCAACAGCGTCGAACCCGGAATTCACTTTTATATTCCTTTTTTTCAGGGAATTAAAAAAGTCAGTTTGGCAATGAACCCGCTCAAACTGCCGAATTATTCGGTTATCACAAAAGATAACGCAGATGTATCGGCTAGCGTCACTTTGAACTATCACGTGACCGATGCAGTGAAATACGAATATGAAAACACGGATTCGGTCGAATCAATGGCACAATTGGTTCGTGGACATCTTCGTGACATTATCGGACGCATGGACCTCAATGAAGCGCTCGGCGCAACGGCTCGGATTAACCAAGAATTGGCAACAGCCATTGGTGATTTGACAAACACTTACGGCATCAATGTTGACCGAATCAATATCGATGAATTGACCCCTTCCCGTGCCATTCAAGAAGCCATGGACAAACAGCTGACGGCCGATCGTGAGCGTGTTGCCACAATCGCACAGGCTGAAGGTGAAGCCAAATCGATTGAATTAACGACTAAAGCCAAAAATGATGCGATTATGGCCACTGCCAAAGCTGAGGCAGATGCAACCAAAAGCCGGGCCGATGCCGAAAAGTATCGTATCGATACTGTCCAGGCTGGTTTAAGAGAAGCCGACGACAAATACTTTCAGAATCAAAGCATTAACGCTTTTTCCGATTTAGCCAAATCTAATTCGAATACGATCGTTGTTTCGAGCGACCAAGTTGCCTCTTTGGGGCAGATTCCAGTTGTTGGCAAATTGCTGAATAGCCACTAA
- a CDS encoding toxin-antitoxin system HicB family antitoxin — translation MVEKKSGNIALRIDPELHEKITRLAAADQRSVNSYITKVLEKNVENSSFEDRQFVGTTVPGRKINDKNGLVDVSGIYYRYLIEDNQKVDKTANYVILEASGNVLTLRKIEETN, via the coding sequence GTGGTTGAGAAGAAATCTGGCAATATTGCGCTTCGAATAGATCCGGAACTGCATGAGAAAATCACGCGGTTGGCCGCAGCGGATCAGCGGAGTGTGAATTCCTATATTACAAAAGTCCTTGAGAAAAATGTTGAAAACAGTTCTTTTGAAGATCGACAATTTGTCGGTACGACTGTGCCAGGCAGGAAAATAAACGACAAAAACGGCCTTGTCGATGTTTCCGGTATCTATTACCGCTACTTGATCGAGGATAACCAAAAAGTCGATAAAACGGCTAATTACGTTATTTTAGAAGCGAGCGGCAATGTTTTAACGCTAAGAAAAATTGAAGAAACAAATTAG